One segment of Maledivibacter sp. DNA contains the following:
- a CDS encoding ATP-binding protein gives MNGSFIKDILLKYEKRRDDAEKELQYRKAEVYNIVPRLKDLDDEISKIGIKLSRTILQNPSDYEVEVEKIKRYTEKLKQEKAILLTENNIPLNFLEINYSCKLCKDTGFVSNGKKCKCFKQKLIDKAYAMSNLSNSLNNENFQTFDINIFSNKKFEDEDLTPRENMLNILSVSEGFVNNFGKNNGENLLFYGTTGLGKTFLCNCIAKALLDKGKIVVYQTAFKILEIIEEYKFNKNKTPELRMSYDLLFDCDLLIIDDLGTELTNTFTNIEIFNIINNRIIQNKKTIVSTNLGPIDIANTYSHRVSSRIFGRFEMLEFYGPDLRWEVN, from the coding sequence ATGAATGGAAGTTTTATCAAAGATATATTGCTTAAGTACGAAAAAAGAAGAGATGATGCTGAGAAAGAACTCCAATATAGAAAGGCCGAAGTTTATAACATAGTTCCTAGGCTAAAGGATCTTGATGATGAAATCTCAAAAATAGGCATAAAGCTATCTAGGACAATCCTTCAAAATCCTTCTGACTATGAGGTTGAAGTCGAAAAGATTAAAAGGTACACAGAAAAATTAAAGCAAGAAAAGGCCATACTTTTAACTGAGAATAATATACCCTTAAACTTTTTAGAAATAAACTATTCATGTAAGCTATGCAAGGATACGGGTTTTGTATCAAATGGTAAAAAATGCAAATGCTTCAAGCAGAAATTGATTGATAAAGCATATGCTATGTCTAATTTATCCAATTCATTAAACAATGAAAACTTTCAAACCTTTGATATAAATATTTTTTCTAATAAGAAATTTGAGGATGAAGATTTAACCCCTAGAGAAAATATGCTTAATATTTTAAGTGTTTCAGAGGGTTTTGTTAACAACTTCGGTAAAAACAATGGAGAAAATCTACTTTTTTATGGCACAACTGGTCTAGGTAAAACCTTCTTATGTAACTGTATTGCAAAAGCCCTACTTGATAAGGGTAAAATAGTCGTATATCAAACCGCATTTAAAATACTTGAAATTATTGAAGAATATAAGTTTAATAAAAATAAAACCCCGGAGCTTAGAATGAGTTATGATCTACTTTTTGACTGCGATCTATTGATCATAGACGACCTAGGTACTGAACTTACTAATACTTTTACTAATATAGAAATTTTCAATATAATTAACAATAGAATCATTCAAAACAAAAAAACCATAGTTTCAACTAATCTTGGTCCCATCGATATAGCCAATACCTATAGTCATAGAGTTTCTTCAAGAATATTTGGTAGATTTGAAATGCTTGAGTTCTATGGCCCCGATTTAAGATGGGAAGTAAACTAA